In the genome of Serratia symbiotica (Periphyllus acericola), the window TACCGCTTAAGTTGCGATTATTAATATTCACCACCGAAGGCGCGGCACGGCGCACCGCCTTATTGTAGCTCAACTGTGTTTCGTCGCTGGTATTCTCAGGCTTTTCTGCAAATAGGCTGTGGGAAGAACGCAGCATAGGCAGCGCGACCAGCAGCAGACCAGCAACGATAAGACCAATAACGACAGAACGCAGCAGCTTAGCAAACATGGCGTTTTAATGGATGAAGTTAATGATGCACGGAGACGGAGGATAACATGAGTTAACCGAGCGCAGAATGCTACCGCACCCGGTTTTTAAACACATTATCGCAGTAGCAAATAAATACGCTCGTTGCCACGTACGACATTGAGCGCCATGATCGGCGGCTTGGCCTCCAGTATCTTGCGCAACGCTATGATGTTGTCAACGCGCTGGCGGTTGGCACCAATGATCATATCGCCTTTTTTTAGGCCGATCCGCGCTGCTATTGAACTTTGATCGATGTTATCTACCTTAACGCCCTGCTCGCCGCTCGGCAGTGTGCCATTGCTGAGGGAAACCCCCAGCAACGCCGGTGACAACGTTTCAGCGTTGGTTGAAGAACTTTCATTATTGTCTAGCGTGACCGAGACCTCCTGGGATTTGCCATCTCGCAGTAGGCCTATTTTGATCGTTTTACCCGGTGTGGTAGTGCCAACTTTAGCGCGTAGCTCGGCGAAACTGCTGACTGGCTTGCCATCAATAGAAACCAGTATGTCGCCAGCCTTGATACCGGCCTTAGCGGCGGCGGATTTTGGCAGCACTTCGCTGACAAAGGCACCACGCTGGGCATCAGTATTGAAGACTGTGGCCATGTCAGGTGTCATTTCGCTGCCTTTGATGCCTAACATACTGCGCTTCACTTGGCCGAATTCGATCAACTGTTGGCTGAGGTTTTGCGCCATGTTGCTTGGAATGGCGAAGCCGATACCGACGTTGCCGCCGCTTGGTGCCAAAATGGCAGTATTTATGCCGATCAGCTCGCCGTTGAGGTTAACCAGCGCGCCGCCAGAGTTACCACGGTTGATTGAGGCATCAGTCTGGATAAAGTTCTCCAGGCCTTCCAAATTCAGACCGCTGCGGCCCAGAGCTGAGATGATGCCGGAGGTGGCGGTCTGACCTAGGCCAAATGGGTTGCCGACGGCCACGGCGAAGTCGCCAACGCGCAGCTGATCGGAATCCGCCATTTTAATGGCGGTCAGGTTTTTTACCTCACTAAGTTGCAGTAGGGCGATATCGGATTGTTCATCGCGGCCAACCAGTTTGGCATCCAGCTCACGGCCATCATTTAGCTGTATGTAGATTTTGTCGGCATTGTTGATAACGTGATTATTGGTCAGTACGTAGCCTTTGGCGGCATTGATGATTACGCCAGAGCCTAACCCTTCAAACGAGCGAGAACTGGGGCGTTGATCAGGAAAATCGTGGCCAAAGAAACGTTTTAATTCTTTAGGCAACTGCGGCTGATATTGCACTTGAGTGCCTTCAACGTGCACGCTGACCACGGCGGGCAACACTTTTTCCAGCATGGGTGCCAAGCTTGGCAGCGGCTGGCCCTGCACAACAACGGGCATTGCTGCGCTGGCTACCGGTAAGGAAGTGAGTATCAGGCCAATGCTTATGGCCAATGCACTAAGAATTAAAGATTTTTTCTTCATTGATAATAACTCTCTCAATACCTGCCGATAAATATGAATGAAGCCACAACAGCACCGATCGCCGATCAACGCGAACGCGAACGCGAACGCGAACGCGAACGCGAGGTATAAGACCAATAATTTGTATAAAAAGTTCAATAAATTATTGCATCATTCTATCATGATGATAAGAAAAGAACGCGGTAGGCAAAGGGCGAAACCCCTAGCCAAGTTACATGGGTAAGAAGCTTAGTCACGACGGGGTACTTGGCCACGCAACAGGCCAGATGCGCCTTCTGAATAGTCACGCGGTATTTCTACCGGTGCTTGATCATTGTCTGCTTCAGCTTCGGTCAACTGATAGCGGAACGGGTTTTCCTGGTTTGGCAAGTCAGGCAGCAAGTTGTTGGAGCTCTTTGCCATATGTTGATACAACTGGCGGTAATCGCGCGCTGTGTTATCGAGCAACTCTGCGCTGTATGCAAAGTGACCGACCATTTCCTGGCGGTATTTTTCCAGCTCGGTTTTGCTCTTATCCAGTTCGTGCTGCAAAACTTGTTGTTGACGTAGTTTACGATTGCCAAAACGCATCGCAACCGCACCGATGACGATGCCGACCACTAAACCAACCAGCGCATACTCCCAGGTCATAATGACTCCTTTTGTGACTTCGTTGTTCCGAAGGGATTTTTCACTTAATAATATCCACTATAACCGTTAACCTTGTCCGAGTGGAATTCTTAAGCGTATTTGCAGGTTCTTTTAGCATTACCCGGATCGGGAATTTGTGGCGATAATAGCGCGAAATAGCCTCAATTCCCTGCCAATTTTGGCTAAATAATTTCTTATGTCCGAATAATTTCAATCCGTGGCAGTTCAAAAAGTGCGGGGGATCACGTTCATAGGGAACATAGAATAGATGCAGGCACAATCACCGCTATCCTGTTACCAGCAGGCGCTGAATACGGGGAAATATCAGGCCGATGAGGTGCAACGCCAGGCTGTTGCTCAATTGGAGCGTATTTACCAGGCGCTGCAACAAGCACCAGCGGTGAGCATGCCAACCGGCTGGCTGGGTAGTAAACTCAGCCGCTGGTTGGGGAAAAGCAGTGAAACGGCCCAACAACGCACGATACAGGGGCTGTATATGTGGGGCGGTGTCGGGCGTGGTAAAACCTGGCTGATGGATATGTTCTTTCACAGCCTGCCGGGGGATCGCAAACTACGACTGCATTTCCACCGCTTTATGCTACGTGTGCACGAACAATTGACCGAGTTACAAGGGCAGGAAAACCCGCTGGAAAGCATTGCCAATGGGTTCAAGTTGCAAACTGATGTGCTGTGCTTTGACGAATTCTTCGTCTCCGACATCACTGATGCCATGCTGCTGGGCACGTTGTTACAGGCATTGTTCGCGCGTGGCATTACGTTGGTAGCCACCTCCAATATTAAGCCAGATTCTCTGTATCGCAATGGTTTACAGCGGGCGCGCTTCTTGCCTGCTATCGATCTGATTAATGAGTACTGCGACGTGATAAACATCGACGCCGGCATCGACTACCGCCTGCGAACCCTAACGCAGGCACAACTGTATTTGATGCCACTTAATGCGCAGACGCGAGAGACTCTGGATAGAATGTTTATCACGCTGGCGGGCAAGGCTGGGGAAGAGGCACGGATGTTGCAGGTCAATCATCGGCCTTTGCAGGCGATCCGCGTAGTGGATGGAGTGCTGGCGGTGGATTTCCATACCCTGTGTGAGGAAGCGCGTAGCCAGTTGGACTATATTGTGTTATCGCGTCGGTACCGTAGTGTGATCCTTTACAATGTGCAAGTGATGGGGCCGAGAAAAGAAAACACCGCCCGTCGCTTCTTGGCGCTGGTGGATGAATTCTATGAGCGCCACGTTAAACTGGTGATCGCTGCTGAGGCTTCAATGTTTGAGATCTACCAAGGGGAACAGTTGAAGTTTGAATATCAACGCTGCCTATCGCGTTTGCAGGAGATGCAGAGTGAGGAGTATCTCAAGCTGCCGCACCTGCGATAAATTTAACTTAACGGGATATCTGTGGGTCATGTTGCTCGCCACCCTTCACGTGCTCGATGTACGCGCCGGTAGCTGTGCGTTGTCCAGGGGATAAAAAAATCCATTCAAAAACTATTCGATCTTTGTGATCGACTTCTCTATAATATTTCTACCCCACGTTACAACAAAGTTTTTTCCCAAAACTTTTATAGTGTCGGCAAATGGCTATTCGAAGGGATAGGTTTGCTGGACTTGTATGGTCGTGTGAGCCTCAACTTTTTTCGAGCGTTTGGGTGTCCACCAACGTGTAACTAATTATTGGGTAAGCTTTCTAATGAAAACTTTTACAGCTAAACCAGAAACCGTAAAACGCGACTGGCATGTTGTTGATGCAGATGGTAAAACTTTAGGCCGTCTCGCTACCGAACTGGCTCGTCGCCTGCGCGGCAAGCATAAAGCGGAATACACCCCGCATGTGGATACCGGTGATTACATCATCGTTCTGAATGCAGATAAAGTTGCTGTAACTGGCAACAAGCGTACAGATAAAGTTTACTACCGTCACACTGGTCATATCGGTGGTATCAAGCAAGCGACCTTTGAAGAGATGATTGCCCGCCGTCCTGAGCGCGTGATTGAAATCGCGGTTAAAGGCATGCTGCCAAAGGGTCCGCTGGGTCGTGCCATGTTCCGTAAACTGAAAGTTTACGCGGGTACTAAGCATCATCACGCGGCACAGCAACCGCAATTTCTGGACATTTAATCGGGATTAATGGCAATGGCTGAAAATCAATACTACGGCACTGGTCGCCGCAAAAGCTCCGCAGCTCGCGTCTTCATCAAGCCGGGAAACGGTAACATCGTTATCAACCAGCGCAGCCTGGAACAGTACTTCGGTCGCGAAACTGCCCGTATGGTCGTTCGTCAGCCGCTGGAACTGGTTGACATGGCAGGTAAATTGGATCTGTACATCACCGTTAAAGGCGGTGGTATCTCCGGTCAAGCCGGTGCTATCCGTCACGGTATCACCCGTGCACTGATGGAGTATGACGAAACTCTGCGTTCTGAACTACGTAAGGCTGGCTTCGTCACTCGTGACGCGCGTCAGGTTGAACGTAAGAAAGTTGGCCTGCGCAAAGCACGTCGTCGTCCTCAGTTCTCCAAGCGTTAATCTTTACTGCTTCAGCAGTGTGGGTTGCGCAAAATCAGGTGCAGTTCGCTGCACCGGGTTTTTATGCGTCAAAATAGGCCTATCCCTACTAAAATTCTTGTAATATCAAAAAATAAAATTGTCGCGTGGCTCCCATAAAACAAGCAGAATCTGGTAAACTTCCCCCCCACTTTTGCACCTGTTTGCCGTCAGTTTACCTCCTAGGTCGGTTTTATGGCCAGGTTGATTGCGGGCTGCCGGTATGTGGTGTGAAAGATGAAGATGAATGTGAGCTAGCTATCCGCAGTATTTTTAAATAACTTGGAGGTTCTCATGGTTGTCGCTGCCAACAAACGTTCGGTAATGACACTGTTCTCTGGCCCGACCGACATTTTTAGCCATCAAGTACGTATCGTACTCGCGGAGAAAGGTATCAGCGTCGAGATTGAGCAGGTCGAGATGGATAACCTGCCGCAGGATTTAATTGACCTCAATCCTTACCAAACATTACCGACACTGGTCGATCGCGAACTGACCCTGTATGAATCCCGCATCATTATGGAATACCTTGATGAGCGTTTCCCACACCCGCCACTGATGCCAGTTTACCCGGTCGCTCGCGGTGAAAGCCGGTTAATGATGCTACGTATTGAGAAAAACTGGTACTCGCTGATGAACAATATTGAGCAGAGCAGCGGCCAGGAAGCGGAATCCGCTCGTCGCCAACTGCGCGAAGAACTGCTGGCGATCGCACCGATCTTTGGCCAAACGTCCTACTTTATGAGTGAAGAGTTCAGCCTGGTGGATTGCTACTTGGCCCCGCTGCTGTGGCGCTTGCCGCAGTTGGGCATTGAACTGAGCGGTGCTAGCTCCAAAGAACTTAAAGGCTACATGACCCGCGTGTTCGAACGTGATGCGTTCCTGGCTTCTCTGACTGAAGCCGAGCGCGAAATGCGTCTATAGACTCGGGGCTAAGTATTATGGACATCTCTCATATGACTCCGCGCCGTCCGTACCTGCTGCGGGCATTATATGATTGGCTGCTTGATAACCAATTGACGCCGCACCTGGTAATAGATGTTACTTGCCCTGGTATTCAGGTGCCGATGGAGTTTGCTCGCGATGGTCAGATTGTATTGAACATCGCGCCGCACGCAGTCGGCAATCTGGAACTAAGCGATGACGAAGTGCGCTTCAACGCGCGATTCGGCGGTATGCCGCGTCAGGTTTCGGTACCGATGGCTGCTGTGCAGGCGATTTATGCGCGTGAGAACGGCGCGGGTAGTCTATTCGAACCGGAGGCTGCCTACGCAGTAGAAGGTACTATTGAAAGTCTGGACAATAAGACTAACCCTGTGGAAAGCCTGATATCGGTGGTTGACATTAACCACCCAGAGACGAGTCATTGCGACGAACCGCCGCCATCGGGTGGCCGCCGCCCGTCACTGCGCGTGGTTAAATAAATATGTCGCCGCAAACGAAAAGGTACTACATGCGGTACCTTTTTTATTTTTATTGCCTGGGAAGTCCTCGCCATTCAGTGCTGTCATGCCCCGACTGGATACTATCGCGCAGTGGCGTCAGCCATGGAGAAACAAAAGGCTCGGCATGCCGAGCCTTTAAGCAAGGGATAGTGGGATTATACGTCCAGATAGTTGATAATGCCCTCGGCCGCTTTGCGTCCTTCGGCAATCGCCGTTACTACCAAATCTGAACCGCGCACCGCGTCGCCACCGGCGAAAATTTTTGCGTTGCTGGTTTGGAAGGCGTGGAGAGTGTTTTCCGCCACCAGAATGCGACCTTGCTTGTCAAACTGCACATCGTGCGCCGACAGCCAATCCATCTGGTGCGGACGGAAACCGAATGCCATCACCACCGCATCGGCGTCGATTATGTGTTCGGAGCCTGGTACCTGTTCCGCCATCTGGCGGCCATGAGCTTCTGGTGCGCCCAGTCGGGTATACACCATTTTCACCCCGGCAACGCGTCCGGCGCTGTTGAGTTCAATGCTTAGTGGCTGCACGTTGAATTTGAATTCTCCCCCTTCATCGCGGGCATTTTTCACTTCGCGATTGGAGCCCGGCATGTTGGCCTCGTTGCGGCGGTAGGCACATGTGACCTGTGTAGCACCTTGACGGATTGCGGTGCGCACGCAGTCCATTGCGGTGTCGCCGCCGCCCAGCACCACTACGCGTTTGCCTGCCATGCTGAAATACGGCTGGTGTGGTTCGGTGTTATAGCCCATCAGTTGCTTGGTGTTGGAGATCAGGAACGGCAGCGCGTCGTACACGCCTGGCGCTGTTTCATTTTCCAGCCCACCGCGCATCGACTGATAAGTGCCAACGCCCAGAAACACCGCATCAAACTCGTTGAGTAGTGTTTCCATGCTGACGTCCTTACCCACCTCGGTATTCAGTTGGAACTCGATGCCCATCTCGCTGAAGATGCCATGACGCTTTATCATCACTGCTTTTTCCAACTTGAAGGCCGGGATACCGAAAGTCAGCAGGCCGCCGATCTCTGGATGACGATCATATACCACCGCTTTGATACCGTTGCGGGTCAGCACATCGGCGCAGGCAAGACCTGCGGGACCGGCACCGATGATCGCCACACGTTTGTAGTTCGGCTGTATGTGGGACATATCCGGTTTCCAGCCCATTTCGAGCGCTTTATCGCTTATATAGCGCTCAATGTTGCCGATGGTGACTGCGCCAAACTCGTCGTTCAGGGTGCAGGCCACTTCACACAGGCGATCCTGCGGGCAGACACGGCCACACACTTCTGGCAGGCTGTTGGTCTGATGCGCCAGATCTGCCGCCTCCATGATGCGACCTTCGTATGCCAGCTTTAGCCAGTTTGGAATATAATTGTGAACCGGGCATTTCCATTCGCAATAAGGGTTACCGCAGGACAGACAGCGATCCGCCTGAGCTTTTGCTTGGGTGACTGAAAAAGGTTCGTAAATCTCTATAAATTCAATTTTGCGGATCTTTAGCGGTTTCTTTGGTGGATCAACACGCTGTAAGTCGATAAATTGATAAATATTCTGACTCATTAATACCTACCTCATTACTGCGCCTGAACCCGCAGTTCGGCTGTGGAACGACTACGGTGATCTAACAATGCTTTGACATCACTGGACTTCGGCTTAACTAGAGCGAACTTCGGCCGCCATTCCGGCCAGTTG includes:
- the rplM gene encoding 50S ribosomal protein L13, coding for MKTFTAKPETVKRDWHVVDADGKTLGRLATELARRLRGKHKAEYTPHVDTGDYIIVLNADKVAVTGNKRTDKVYYRHTGHIGGIKQATFEEMIARRPERVIEIAVKGMLPKGPLGRAMFRKLKVYAGTKHHHAAQQPQFLDI
- the sspA gene encoding stringent starvation protein SspA — translated: MVVAANKRSVMTLFSGPTDIFSHQVRIVLAEKGISVEIEQVEMDNLPQDLIDLNPYQTLPTLVDRELTLYESRIIMEYLDERFPHPPLMPVYPVARGESRLMMLRIEKNWYSLMNNIEQSSGQEAESARRQLREELLAIAPIFGQTSYFMSEEFSLVDCYLAPLLWRLPQLGIELSGASSKELKGYMTRVFERDAFLASLTEAEREMRL
- the zapE gene encoding cell division protein ZapE, yielding MQAQSPLSCYQQALNTGKYQADEVQRQAVAQLERIYQALQQAPAVSMPTGWLGSKLSRWLGKSSETAQQRTIQGLYMWGGVGRGKTWLMDMFFHSLPGDRKLRLHFHRFMLRVHEQLTELQGQENPLESIANGFKLQTDVLCFDEFFVSDITDAMLLGTLLQALFARGITLVATSNIKPDSLYRNGLQRARFLPAIDLINEYCDVINIDAGIDYRLRTLTQAQLYLMPLNAQTRETLDRMFITLAGKAGEEARMLQVNHRPLQAIRVVDGVLAVDFHTLCEEARSQLDYIVLSRRYRSVILYNVQVMGPRKENTARRFLALVDEFYERHVKLVIAAEASMFEIYQGEQLKFEYQRCLSRLQEMQSEEYLKLPHLR
- the zapG gene encoding Z-ring associated protein ZapG — translated: MTWEYALVGLVVGIVIGAVAMRFGNRKLRQQQVLQHELDKSKTELEKYRQEMVGHFAYSAELLDNTARDYRQLYQHMAKSSNNLLPDLPNQENPFRYQLTEAEADNDQAPVEIPRDYSEGASGLLRGQVPRRD
- the degQ gene encoding serine endoprotease DegQ gives rise to the protein MKKKSLILSALAISIGLILTSLPVASAAMPVVVQGQPLPSLAPMLEKVLPAVVSVHVEGTQVQYQPQLPKELKRFFGHDFPDQRPSSRSFEGLGSGVIINAAKGYVLTNNHVINNADKIYIQLNDGRELDAKLVGRDEQSDIALLQLSEVKNLTAIKMADSDQLRVGDFAVAVGNPFGLGQTATSGIISALGRSGLNLEGLENFIQTDASINRGNSGGALVNLNGELIGINTAILAPSGGNVGIGFAIPSNMAQNLSQQLIEFGQVKRSMLGIKGSEMTPDMATVFNTDAQRGAFVSEVLPKSAAAKAGIKAGDILVSIDGKPVSSFAELRAKVGTTTPGKTIKIGLLRDGKSQEVSVTLDNNESSSTNAETLSPALLGVSLSNGTLPSGEQGVKVDNIDQSSIAARIGLKKGDMIIGANRQRVDNIIALRKILEAKPPIMALNVVRGNERIYLLLR
- the sspB gene encoding ClpXP protease specificity-enhancing factor, giving the protein MDISHMTPRRPYLLRALYDWLLDNQLTPHLVIDVTCPGIQVPMEFARDGQIVLNIAPHAVGNLELSDDEVRFNARFGGMPRQVSVPMAAVQAIYARENGAGSLFEPEAAYAVEGTIESLDNKTNPVESLISVVDINHPETSHCDEPPPSGGRRPSLRVVK
- a CDS encoding FAD-dependent oxidoreductase → MSQNIYQFIDLQRVDPPKKPLKIRKIEFIEIYEPFSVTQAKAQADRCLSCGNPYCEWKCPVHNYIPNWLKLAYEGRIMEAADLAHQTNSLPEVCGRVCPQDRLCEVACTLNDEFGAVTIGNIERYISDKALEMGWKPDMSHIQPNYKRVAIIGAGPAGLACADVLTRNGIKAVVYDRHPEIGGLLTFGIPAFKLEKAVMIKRHGIFSEMGIEFQLNTEVGKDVSMETLLNEFDAVFLGVGTYQSMRGGLENETAPGVYDALPFLISNTKQLMGYNTEPHQPYFSMAGKRVVVLGGGDTAMDCVRTAIRQGATQVTCAYRRNEANMPGSNREVKNARDEGGEFKFNVQPLSIELNSAGRVAGVKMVYTRLGAPEAHGRQMAEQVPGSEHIIDADAVVMAFGFRPHQMDWLSAHDVQFDKQGRILVAENTLHAFQTSNAKIFAGGDAVRGSDLVVTAIAEGRKAAEGIINYLDV
- the rpsI gene encoding 30S ribosomal protein S9 encodes the protein MAENQYYGTGRRKSSAARVFIKPGNGNIVINQRSLEQYFGRETARMVVRQPLELVDMAGKLDLYITVKGGGISGQAGAIRHGITRALMEYDETLRSELRKAGFVTRDARQVERKKVGLRKARRRPQFSKR